A window from Candidatus Epulonipiscium sp. encodes these proteins:
- a CDS encoding nicotinate phosphoribosyltransferase: protein MDERNLTLLTDLYQLTMMQGYKETNVKNNEVVFDLFYRSNPSNGGFSIAAGLEQAVDYIKNLRFSKGDLDYLRSINVFSNEFIDELSYLKFTGDIYAIPEGTVVFPKEPLLRVRAPIFEAQFIETALLTIINHQSLIATKAARVYWASEGDSVLEFGLRRAQGPDAGLYGARAAIIGGCSGTSNVLAGKLFNVPVKGTHAHSWVMSFPDELSAFREYAKIFPDACILLVDTYDTLKSGVPNAIQVFKELKEKNINSKLIGIRLDSGDLAYLSKKARKMLDEAGFKEAIISASSDLDEYLIADLKRQGAKITMWGVGTRLITSKDCPSFGGVYKLAAESDGRGGFIPKIKLSENPDKVTNPGIKKIIRVYDKTSGKIKADLISLEDEEFDENKPLKLFDPINTWKQMNLKPNTYTLRELLLPVFIKGECVYKFPSVMDIRDYCKRELNTLWDESKRLTNPHIIPVDLSKELYDLKKQMIDDIRGSNLD from the coding sequence ATGGATGAACGTAATTTAACCTTGCTTACTGATTTGTATCAACTGACAATGATGCAAGGATATAAAGAAACCAATGTAAAAAATAACGAAGTAGTTTTTGATTTGTTTTATCGTTCCAATCCTTCTAATGGTGGGTTTTCTATAGCTGCAGGACTTGAACAGGCAGTCGATTATATTAAAAATCTAAGGTTTTCTAAAGGGGATTTGGATTATTTAAGAAGTATCAATGTTTTTAGTAATGAATTTATTGATGAATTATCATATTTAAAGTTTACAGGGGATATTTATGCTATCCCTGAAGGTACCGTAGTATTTCCAAAGGAACCTCTTCTTAGGGTTCGAGCTCCTATTTTCGAGGCCCAATTTATAGAAACCGCCCTTCTTACAATCATAAACCATCAAAGCCTTATTGCCACTAAGGCAGCTAGAGTATATTGGGCATCAGAAGGAGATTCTGTGTTAGAGTTTGGGTTAAGGCGGGCACAAGGACCTGATGCAGGACTTTATGGAGCTCGTGCTGCAATAATTGGTGGATGCAGTGGAACTTCCAATGTGCTTGCCGGTAAATTGTTTAATGTTCCTGTTAAGGGCACCCATGCTCATAGTTGGGTTATGAGTTTTCCCGATGAATTGAGTGCCTTTAGGGAATATGCAAAAATATTTCCCGATGCCTGTATTCTTCTTGTGGATACCTATGACACTTTAAAGTCTGGGGTCCCTAATGCTATTCAGGTATTTAAGGAATTAAAAGAAAAAAATATAAACTCGAAGTTAATAGGAATCCGTCTTGATAGCGGAGATTTAGCTTATCTTTCTAAAAAAGCAAGAAAAATGCTGGATGAGGCAGGGTTTAAAGAGGCAATCATCAGTGCCTCTAGTGACCTTGATGAATATCTTATCGCGGATCTCAAACGTCAAGGTGCCAAAATTACTATGTGGGGAGTCGGTACACGCCTTATTACTTCTAAGGACTGTCCTTCCTTTGGTGGGGTTTATAAATTAGCTGCTGAATCCGATGGTAGGGGCGGCTTTATTCCAAAAATAAAGCTTTCCGAAAACCCTGACAAAGTAACAAATCCAGGTATCAAAAAAATTATTAGGGTTTATGATAAAACCTCAGGTAAAATCAAGGCTGATTTAATTTCCTTAGAAGATGAAGAATTCGATGAAAATAAACCCTTAAAATTGTTTGATCCTATTAATACATGGAAACAAATGAATTTAAAACCCAATACTTATACCTTAAGAGAATTACTACTTCCTGTCTTTATCAAAGGTGAATGTGTATATAAATTTCCTTCAGTCATGGACATAAGGGATTATTGTAAAAGAGAATTAAATACTTTATGGGATGAATCAAAAAGATTAACCAATCCACATATTATACCCGTGGATTTATCTAAAGAATTATATGATTTAAAAAAACAAATGATTGATGATATTAGGGGCAGCAATTTAGATTAA
- a CDS encoding isoleucine--tRNA ligase: protein MYNKVSTDLNFVEREKQVLKFWKDNNIFEKSISSREKGTTFTFYDGPPTANGKPHIGHILTRVMKDIIPRYKTMKGYKVLRKAGWDTHGLPVELEVEKMLGISGKPQIESYGVEPFIKKCKESVWKYQSEWERMSDRVGYWVDMEEPYVTYHNNYIESVWWSLKKIWDQGLLYKGHKIVPYCPRCGTSLSSHEVAQGYKDVKEASVYVKFPVKDQNGVFLMAWTTTPWTLPSNVALVVNPKETYIRAKCADEVYVLAEALASTVLNEEYEVLDTMVGQDLVGLEYDTIFDFAQIDKKAYYVVADDYVTLTDGTGIVHTAPAFGEDDARIGRTYDLPFVQLVNEQGNFIEAVTPWKGVFVKDADPQIIKNLDERNLLYKSQDYEHSYPYCWRCDTPLLYYARDTWFIKMTEVRDRLLKNNKKINWLPENIRDGRFGKFLENVIDWGLSRERYWGTPLPIWECNCGHRHAIGSIEELRQMGKNVPKDIELHKPYIDNVHLTCPKCNGEMKRVSEVIDCWYDSGSMPFAQWHYPFENKEIFEANFPANFISEAVDQTRGWFYTLLAISTLLFDEPAYKNVIVLGLVQDKDGFKMSKHKGNVVDPWTVLDNQGADAVRWYFYTNSAPWLPSRFYGDAVSEAQRKFMGTLWNTYAFYVLYANIDSFNPIEYKLEYDKLSLMDQWILSKLHSLIEIVDKNLGNYKIIESARGLQDFVSDLSNWYVRRSRERFWYKDMPQDKINAYMTLYTVLIELTKIVAPFTPFMAEEIYQNLVGNVDKSAPESVHLCSFPQVNTEFINKDLEENMNEVLKIVVQGRACRNTANIKNRQPIGKMYVKSSKELPELFKDIIAEELNLKEIIFTTDVANFTTYLFKPQLKTVGPKYGKLVGKIRKALEELDGNNAMDELKSNKPLTFDFDGEKVELFEEDLLIETQHKEGYVAESEKDITVVLDTNLTEELIEEGFVREIISKIQTMRKEAKFEVQDNINVHHWGNEKLAKIIERNKNEISGEVLGKTIAEGEKTGYQKEWKINKEDINLSIEKA from the coding sequence GTGTATAACAAAGTCTCGACGGACCTTAATTTTGTGGAACGGGAAAAACAGGTATTAAAGTTTTGGAAGGATAACAATATCTTTGAAAAAAGTATTTCATCAAGGGAGAAAGGAACAACTTTCACATTTTATGATGGGCCCCCAACAGCTAATGGAAAACCTCATATAGGACATATCTTAACCCGTGTTATGAAAGATATCATTCCTAGATATAAAACCATGAAGGGATATAAGGTTTTAAGAAAAGCAGGTTGGGATACCCATGGGCTTCCCGTGGAATTAGAGGTCGAAAAAATGCTCGGTATCAGTGGTAAGCCACAGATAGAAAGCTATGGGGTAGAGCCGTTTATTAAAAAATGTAAAGAAAGTGTTTGGAAATATCAAAGTGAGTGGGAAAGAATGAGTGATAGGGTAGGATACTGGGTGGATATGGAGGAACCCTATGTAACCTATCATAATAATTATATAGAATCGGTTTGGTGGTCCCTAAAGAAAATATGGGATCAAGGATTATTATATAAGGGACATAAGATAGTGCCTTATTGTCCAAGATGTGGAACATCCTTGTCAAGTCATGAGGTTGCCCAGGGCTATAAGGATGTTAAAGAAGCTTCTGTTTATGTAAAATTTCCGGTAAAGGATCAAAATGGGGTTTTCCTAATGGCATGGACTACCACCCCTTGGACTTTGCCATCTAATGTTGCCTTAGTTGTAAATCCCAAGGAAACCTATATACGAGCTAAATGTGCTGATGAAGTGTATGTTTTGGCAGAAGCTTTAGCTTCCACAGTTTTAAATGAAGAATATGAAGTTTTAGATACAATGGTTGGGCAAGATTTAGTGGGATTAGAATACGATACAATATTCGACTTTGCTCAAATAGATAAAAAGGCATATTATGTTGTAGCAGATGATTATGTAACCTTAACTGATGGAACAGGTATCGTTCATACTGCCCCTGCCTTTGGGGAAGACGATGCCAGGATAGGTCGCACCTATGATCTTCCATTTGTGCAGTTAGTTAATGAACAAGGGAATTTTATAGAAGCGGTAACTCCATGGAAGGGTGTATTTGTAAAAGATGCAGATCCACAGATTATAAAAAATTTAGACGAAAGAAATCTCCTCTATAAATCTCAGGATTATGAACACTCCTATCCCTACTGCTGGAGATGCGATACACCCCTTTTATATTATGCACGGGATACATGGTTTATAAAAATGACAGAAGTAAGGGATAGATTACTTAAAAATAACAAAAAAATCAATTGGCTACCTGAAAATATCCGTGACGGTCGATTTGGTAAATTCTTAGAGAATGTTATAGATTGGGGCTTAAGTCGTGAAAGATACTGGGGAACGCCTTTGCCTATTTGGGAATGTAACTGCGGTCATCGCCATGCCATAGGAAGCATAGAAGAATTAAGGCAAATGGGTAAAAACGTTCCAAAAGATATAGAGCTTCATAAACCTTATATTGATAATGTGCATCTTACTTGCCCTAAGTGTAATGGTGAAATGAAAAGAGTATCAGAGGTAATCGACTGTTGGTATGATTCGGGTTCCATGCCTTTTGCACAGTGGCATTATCCTTTTGAGAACAAGGAGATTTTCGAAGCTAATTTTCCTGCTAATTTCATCAGTGAGGCAGTGGACCAAACTAGGGGATGGTTTTATACCTTGCTTGCTATATCCACACTTTTATTTGATGAGCCGGCATATAAAAATGTAATTGTTTTAGGGCTCGTTCAAGATAAAGATGGCTTTAAAATGAGTAAACATAAAGGGAATGTAGTAGATCCATGGACTGTTTTAGATAATCAGGGGGCTGATGCAGTTAGATGGTATTTCTATACTAACAGTGCTCCATGGCTTCCAAGTAGGTTTTATGGAGATGCAGTAAGTGAGGCCCAAAGAAAATTCATGGGAACTCTTTGGAATACCTATGCTTTTTATGTGCTATATGCAAATATTGATAGCTTTAATCCAATAGAATATAAACTTGAATATGATAAATTGTCATTGATGGATCAATGGATTTTATCCAAGCTCCATTCATTGATAGAAATAGTAGATAAAAATCTTGGTAATTATAAAATCATAGAATCCGCAAGGGGATTACAGGATTTTGTAAGTGATTTAAGTAATTGGTATGTAAGGAGAAGTAGGGAGCGCTTTTGGTATAAGGATATGCCACAGGATAAAATCAATGCCTATATGACCCTTTACACCGTACTAATAGAACTGACAAAGATAGTAGCTCCGTTTACTCCGTTTATGGCAGAAGAAATCTACCAAAACCTTGTGGGTAATGTGGATAAGTCTGCTCCAGAAAGTGTCCACTTATGTTCTTTTCCACAAGTAAATACCGAATTTATAAATAAGGACTTAGAAGAAAACATGAATGAAGTGCTTAAAATAGTGGTTCAGGGAAGAGCCTGCAGAAATACTGCAAATATCAAGAACAGACAGCCCATTGGAAAAATGTATGTAAAATCCTCTAAGGAGCTACCGGAATTGTTTAAAGATATAATTGCCGAAGAATTAAATCTAAAAGAGATAATATTTACAACAGATGTGGCGAATTTTACAACCTATTTATTCAAGCCACAACTAAAAACCGTAGGTCCAAAATATGGCAAATTAGTGGGCAAAATCCGCAAAGCCTTAGAGGAGCTTGATGGCAATAATGCTATGGATGAACTTAAAAGTAATAAGCCACTGACCTTTGATTTTGATGGAGAAAAGGTAGAGTTATTCGAAGAGGACCTTCTAATAGAGACCCAGCATAAGGAAGGATATGTAGCTGAAAGTGAAAAAGATATAACGGTAGTATTAGACACAAATCTTACAGAGGAACTTATAGAGGAAGGATTCGTAAGAGAAATCATCAGTAAAATCCAGACGATGAGAAAAGAAGCTAAGTTCGAGGTACAAGATAATATTAACGTTCACCACTGGGGAAATGAAAAATTAGCCAAGATTATAGAAAGAAACAAAAATGAAATATCTGGAGAAGTATTGGGCAAAACAATAGCAGAAGGAGAAAAGACAGGCTACCAAAAAGAATGGAAAATAAATAAAGAGGATATTAATTTAAGTATAGAAAAGGCATAA
- a CDS encoding HD-GYP domain-containing protein, with amino-acid sequence MRLIPVDCLKGGEIIAKTVTDESGSRLLATNTSFKIYYKQKLKHRGIDQIYIADNLSEGIQVKDVISEKVRLETIDLVKDTLSRFKTTQQIDVDRLEVSVINIIEDILDHKDLLYDMVDIKSKDDYTYAHCVNVAVLCVMLGRKMGADRPYLKKLALGGLLHDFGKILIPDEILSKPTELSYDEFSIVKQHPFQGYQIFKEHPQLTPISKVMILMHHEKLNGEGYPLGLSKEQIHEGARICAICDVFDAMTSKRIYRDPFTIVDTLNEMERMTKNHLDEDIFKIFRSIICYYPVGTTVLLSDNTIAIVEQNRIESITQPVVRVIYDLGSQREVFKRVDLILNDTITIQRELISEEYINNPSILRAMKL; translated from the coding sequence ATGCGCTTAATCCCGGTTGATTGCTTAAAAGGTGGAGAAATCATAGCAAAAACTGTTACTGATGAAAGTGGCAGTAGGCTTTTAGCGACGAATACAAGTTTTAAAATATATTATAAACAAAAACTAAAACATAGGGGAATTGATCAGATATACATTGCCGATAACCTCTCTGAAGGGATTCAAGTAAAGGATGTCATCTCGGAAAAAGTCAGATTAGAAACTATTGATTTAGTAAAAGATACCCTATCAAGGTTTAAAACAACCCAGCAAATAGATGTAGATAGATTAGAAGTATCCGTTATTAATATAATAGAAGATATCTTAGACCATAAAGATCTTCTTTATGATATGGTAGATATCAAATCAAAAGATGATTATACTTATGCTCACTGTGTCAATGTGGCGGTATTATGCGTGATGCTTGGAAGAAAAATGGGGGCAGATAGGCCTTACTTGAAAAAGTTGGCCTTAGGGGGACTCCTCCATGATTTTGGGAAGATATTAATCCCTGATGAAATACTAAGTAAGCCAACAGAATTGTCCTACGATGAATTCAGCATTGTCAAGCAGCACCCCTTTCAGGGATACCAAATTTTCAAAGAACACCCCCAGCTTACACCAATAAGTAAGGTTATGATTCTTATGCATCATGAAAAGTTAAATGGCGAAGGCTACCCCCTTGGATTATCAAAAGAACAAATTCATGAAGGGGCCAGAATTTGTGCTATTTGTGATGTCTTTGATGCTATGACCAGTAAAAGAATTTATAGGGACCCTTTTACCATAGTGGATACTCTTAATGAAATGGAACGAATGACAAAAAATCATCTAGATGAGGATATATTTAAGATATTTAGAAGCATTATATGCTATTATCCTGTAGGTACAACCGTCTTATTATCTGATAATACCATTGCAATTGTTGAACAAAATAGAATAGAATCTATCACCCAGCCGGTTGTAAGAGTTATATATGATTTGGGAAGTCAAAGAGAAGTTTTTAAAAGAGTAGATTTGATTCTAAATGATACAATAACAATACAAAGGGAATTAATTTCAGAAGAATATATAAACAATCCATCCATTTTGAGGGCAATGAAATTATAA
- a CDS encoding rubrerythrin family protein, protein MVNNAMTADYLRSAYGGESMAHMRYLIWGEAAEKEGFKNIGILFKAIAYAEYVHANNHFEVLKEQKGDYTVPAGGVFGLTNTVENLQGAIDGELHEIEQMYPVYLNTAEFQEEKGAKRSFHYALEAEKIHAKMFKEAQEAAKAGKDYDLEAVYICPVCGYTVLDEAPDKCPVCGAKKEVFKEFK, encoded by the coding sequence ATGGTTAATAATGCAATGACTGCTGATTATTTACGTTCTGCTTATGGGGGAGAAAGCATGGCCCATATGCGTTATCTTATTTGGGGGGAAGCCGCAGAAAAAGAAGGCTTTAAAAATATAGGTATTCTTTTTAAAGCTATAGCTTATGCTGAATATGTTCATGCTAATAACCATTTTGAGGTACTAAAAGAACAAAAGGGTGATTACACTGTTCCGGCAGGGGGAGTTTTTGGACTTACCAATACTGTAGAAAATCTCCAAGGAGCAATTGATGGAGAACTCCATGAAATTGAACAAATGTACCCAGTCTATTTAAACACTGCCGAATTTCAAGAAGAAAAAGGAGCAAAGCGTTCCTTCCATTATGCGTTGGAGGCTGAGAAAATTCATGCTAAAATGTTCAAGGAAGCCCAAGAAGCAGCAAAAGCGGGCAAGGATTATGATCTTGAAGCTGTTTACATATGCCCTGTTTGCGGGTATACAGTATTGGATGAAGCACCGGACAAATGTCCAGTCTGCGGAGCTAAAAAAGAAGTATTTAAAGAGTTTAAATAA
- a CDS encoding glycogen/starch/alpha-glucan phosphorylase, which produces MNFIFNKEEFKKEVIENIKTLSRKTINTASKQEIYQAVAFVLRDLIVDRWIATHKAYEEQDGKVLYYLSMEFLMGRALGNNIINIMAKEEIKEVLEELGIDYNDIEEEEPDPGLGNGGLGRLAACFLDSLSTLGYPAYGCGIRYRYGIFEQRIIDGYQEEYPDNWLEYGNPWEVMRPEYSCEVRFGGNVRVEKKENGEDKFIQENYQSIIAIPYDIPITGYNNYTVNTLRIWDARAVNKFDLKKFEQGDYQKAVEEHNLAETIVKVLYPNDNHIKGKELRLRQQYFFISASVQQAVKKFKVNHTDLKKMPEKVAIQMNDTHPSMAAAELMRILLDEENLSWGEAWEITQGVCAYTNHTIMSEALEKWPIELFERLLPRIYQIIEEINRRFCLKLMETYKFDSEKIRRMAIIADGQVKMAYLAIEGSHSVNGVAALHTEILKHQELKDFYEIYPHKFNNKTNGITQRRWLLKSNPKLADLITNTIGDKWITDLSELKKLMIYKEDETFRKEFIEIKKHNKIKLAEYIKKHNNIDIDPDSIYDIQIKRLHEYKRQLLNILHVMYLYNKLKANPNMDFHPHTFIFGAKASSGYRSAKLVIKLINTVADIINNDVGIGGRIKVVFIENYNVSSAEKLFPAADISEQISTASKEASGTGNMKFMLNGAVTIGTLDGANVEIKEEVGSDNIFIFGLTAEEVIKYYKNGGYNPWDIYNSNEDIRLVLTQLINGFLCKENPELFREIYDSLLNNGDYYFILKDFESYAATHRRMAEVYKDRNQWVKIQIANTASSGKFSSDRTIEEYAKEIWNLRPIPIEYDN; this is translated from the coding sequence TTGAATTTTATTTTTAATAAGGAAGAATTCAAAAAAGAAGTCATTGAGAATATCAAGACCTTATCAAGGAAGACAATTAATACAGCTTCAAAGCAAGAAATTTATCAGGCGGTTGCCTTTGTGCTTAGGGATCTAATTGTGGATAGATGGATTGCTACCCATAAGGCTTATGAAGAACAAGACGGCAAGGTGCTTTATTATTTATCTATGGAATTTTTGATGGGTCGCGCCCTAGGAAATAACATAATTAATATAATGGCAAAGGAAGAAATAAAAGAAGTCCTAGAAGAATTAGGTATTGATTATAATGATATAGAAGAAGAAGAACCTGATCCAGGTCTTGGAAATGGAGGACTTGGAAGGTTAGCTGCATGTTTTTTAGACTCCCTTTCTACTTTAGGGTATCCGGCTTATGGCTGTGGAATAAGGTATAGATATGGCATATTTGAGCAGAGAATTATAGACGGATATCAGGAGGAGTATCCCGATAATTGGCTGGAATACGGCAATCCATGGGAAGTGATGAGACCAGAGTATTCCTGTGAAGTAAGATTTGGGGGTAATGTTAGGGTAGAAAAAAAGGAAAATGGAGAAGACAAGTTTATTCAAGAAAATTATCAATCGATAATCGCCATCCCCTATGATATACCTATTACAGGCTATAATAATTATACGGTAAATACTTTAAGAATATGGGATGCTAGAGCAGTTAATAAATTTGACTTAAAGAAATTTGAGCAGGGAGATTATCAAAAGGCAGTAGAAGAACATAATCTGGCAGAAACCATAGTAAAAGTATTATATCCTAATGATAATCATATAAAGGGAAAAGAGTTAAGGTTAAGGCAGCAGTACTTTTTTATATCTGCCAGTGTGCAACAGGCGGTTAAAAAGTTCAAAGTAAACCATACCGATCTTAAAAAAATGCCGGAGAAAGTAGCCATCCAAATGAATGACACTCATCCGTCTATGGCAGCGGCAGAACTTATGAGAATTCTCTTGGATGAGGAGAACCTATCTTGGGGTGAAGCATGGGAGATTACCCAAGGAGTTTGTGCTTATACCAATCACACCATAATGTCCGAGGCCTTAGAAAAATGGCCTATTGAATTGTTTGAAAGACTTCTGCCAAGGATTTATCAAATAATAGAAGAAATTAACCGAAGGTTTTGCCTTAAACTTATGGAAACTTACAAATTTGATTCCGAAAAAATAAGAAGAATGGCTATTATCGCCGATGGGCAGGTTAAGATGGCATACCTTGCCATAGAGGGAAGTCACTCCGTAAATGGAGTAGCAGCCCTTCATACCGAAATCTTAAAACATCAAGAATTAAAGGATTTCTATGAGATATACCCTCATAAATTTAATAATAAAACTAATGGAATTACACAAAGAAGATGGCTACTAAAATCCAATCCAAAATTGGCAGATTTGATTACCAATACCATAGGAGATAAGTGGATTACAGATTTATCAGAACTAAAGAAACTTATGATTTATAAAGAAGATGAAACCTTTAGAAAAGAGTTCATAGAAATAAAAAAACATAACAAAATAAAATTGGCTGAATACATAAAAAAACACAATAACATAGATATTGACCCCGACTCTATTTATGATATCCAAATAAAAAGACTTCATGAATATAAAAGACAGCTTCTTAATATATTGCATGTTATGTATTTGTATAATAAACTTAAGGCTAATCCTAATATGGATTTTCATCCCCATACTTTCATATTTGGGGCAAAGGCATCCTCTGGTTATAGAAGTGCAAAATTAGTCATTAAATTAATTAATACCGTGGCAGATATTATTAATAATGACGTAGGCATTGGAGGTAGAATAAAAGTAGTATTCATAGAAAACTATAATGTATCCAGTGCAGAGAAATTATTCCCTGCAGCCGATATTAGTGAACAAATATCAACTGCAAGCAAAGAAGCATCCGGTACGGGGAATATGAAATTTATGTTAAATGGAGCTGTTACTATAGGAACCCTTGATGGAGCCAATGTAGAAATAAAAGAAGAAGTAGGGAGCGATAATATATTCATATTTGGTCTAACAGCTGAAGAAGTAATAAAATATTATAAGAACGGTGGGTATAACCCCTGGGATATTTATAATAGCAATGAAGATATTAGATTGGTATTGACTCAGTTGATTAATGGATTTTTATGCAAGGAAAATCCAGAACTCTTTAGAGAGATATACGATAGTCTTTTAAATAATGGTGATTATTATTTCATATTAAAAGACTTTGAAAGTTATGCTGCTACTCATAGAAGGATGGCTGAAGTTTACAAGGATAGAAACCAATGGGTAAAAATTCAAATAGCAAATACAGCCTCAAGTGGAAAATTTTCTAGCGATAGAACCATAGAGGAATATGCGAAGGAGATATGGAATCTAAGGCCTATTCCAATAGAATATGATAATTAA
- a CDS encoding M18 family aminopeptidase: protein MDNTLAKELISFIDNSPSPFHVVDNIKRTLKDNGFISLDTRNRWEIQKNGRYFVTTNDSAIVAFDVGEGSVEEQGFKIIAAHTDSPTFRIKPTPEMRVKNYIKLNTESYGGPILHTWLDRPLSVAGRVVLKSNNIFKPVVKLVDLKDPIVIIPSLAIHMNRKVNEGIQINKQKDTLPLLGIVKEDLEKNNRIVNLLSHELENDTKEIIDFDLFLYTVEKGTIMGMNREFISSPKLDDLAMVHGGLKAIVHTKPKSGINVLVCFDNEEVGSATRQGADSPMLYNILERILISLGKDRADYFRALAHSYMISADMAHALHPNYEEKQDPTHHPLINGGPVIKISANQKYTSDAITSSIYEQICKEAGVPVQRFVNRSDEAGGSTIGPIISTQLGIQSVDIGSPMLSMHSIRELGGVLDHEYIIRSFERFYCS from the coding sequence ATGGATAATACCTTGGCAAAGGAACTGATTTCTTTCATAGATAATAGCCCGTCGCCATTCCATGTGGTAGATAATATAAAAAGAACCTTAAAGGACAATGGATTTATTAGCTTAGATACAAGGAACCGCTGGGAAATCCAAAAAAATGGACGATACTTTGTAACTACTAACGATTCCGCAATTGTTGCTTTTGATGTAGGAGAAGGCAGTGTGGAAGAGCAGGGATTTAAAATAATAGCCGCCCATACTGATAGTCCTACATTTAGGATAAAACCTACACCTGAAATGAGGGTGAAAAACTATATAAAACTAAATACAGAAAGTTATGGAGGACCCATATTACACACATGGCTTGATAGACCCCTATCTGTAGCAGGAAGAGTAGTACTAAAAAGTAATAATATTTTTAAGCCTGTTGTTAAGCTAGTGGATTTAAAAGACCCCATTGTAATAATTCCTAGTCTTGCAATTCATATGAATCGCAAGGTCAATGAAGGAATACAAATAAATAAACAAAAAGACACACTTCCACTTCTGGGAATTGTAAAAGAGGATTTAGAGAAAAACAATAGAATTGTTAACCTATTAAGCCATGAGCTGGAAAACGATACAAAAGAAATCATAGATTTTGATTTGTTTTTATATACTGTTGAGAAGGGAACAATTATGGGTATGAATAGGGAATTTATATCTTCGCCCAAACTGGACGATTTAGCCATGGTTCATGGGGGGCTTAAGGCTATCGTTCATACGAAGCCCAAATCTGGTATTAATGTTTTAGTTTGTTTTGACAATGAGGAAGTGGGAAGCGCCACAAGGCAAGGGGCAGATTCTCCAATGCTTTATAATATATTAGAAAGAATATTGATTTCCTTGGGGAAAGATAGAGCAGATTATTTTAGGGCATTAGCTCATTCTTATATGATTTCTGCAGATATGGCCCATGCTCTTCACCCGAATTATGAGGAAAAACAAGATCCGACCCACCATCCATTAATAAATGGAGGACCAGTTATTAAAATCAGCGCAAATCAAAAATACACCAGTGATGCAATCACAAGTAGTATTTATGAACAAATATGTAAAGAAGCAGGGGTTCCCGTTCAACGATTTGTAAATCGTTCTGATGAAGCAGGAGGCTCTACCATAGGACCGATAATCTCAACACAGCTAGGAATACAATCGGTAGATATAGGAAGCCCTATGCTTTCTATGCATTCGATAAGAGAATTAGGGGGAGTACTAGACCATGAGTATATCATAAGATCCTTTGAAAGATTCTATTGTTCATAA